One window of Metopolophium dirhodum isolate CAU chromosome 3, ASM1992520v1, whole genome shotgun sequence genomic DNA carries:
- the LOC132940894 gene encoding histone H2A, translating to MSGRGKAGKAKGGKSKTRSSRAGLQFPVGRIHRLLRKGNYAERVGAGAPVYLAAVMEYLAAEVLELAGNAARDNKKSRIIPRHLQLAIRNDEELNKLLSGVTIAQGGVLPNIQAVLLPKKTEKKA from the coding sequence ATGAGTGGTCGTGGAAAAGCAGGAAAAGCGAAAGGGGGCAAGTCCAAGACCAGGTCGTCTCGTGCCGGGCTCCAGTTCCCGGTCGGTCGTATCCATCGTCTATTGAGAAAAGGAAACTACGCCGAGCGTGTCGGAGCCGGAGCACCGGTATACCTGGCTGCCGTCATGGAATACTTGGCCGCCGAAGTTTTGGAGTTGGCTGGTAACGCCGCCCGTGACAACAAAAAGTCCCGTATCATCCCTAGACATTTGCAATTGGCTATCAGAAATGACGAGGAGCTGAACAAGTTATTGTCCGGAGTAACTATTGCCCAAGGTGGTGTGTTGCCCAACATCCAAGCCGTTCTCTTGCCTAAAAAGACCGAAAAGAAAGCTTAA
- the LOC132940891 gene encoding histone H2B-like encodes MAPGGKSAGKAMKKSSGKAQKNIVKAGKKRKPKRKESYGIYIYKVLKQVHPDTGVSSKAMSIMNSFVNDLFERIAAESSRLAHYNKRSTITSREIQTAVRLLLPGELAKHAVSEGTKAVTKYTSSK; translated from the coding sequence ATGGCTCCAGGAGGAAAATCAGCAGGAAAGGCGATGAAAAAATCGTCGGGCAAAGCGCAAAAGAACATCGTCAAGGCCGGAAAGAAACGCAAGCCCAAGAGGAAAGAATCGTACGGTATTTACATCTACAAAGTCCTGAAACAAGTACACCCCGATACCGGCGTCTCCTCAAAGGCAATGAGCATCATGAACAGCTTCGTCAACGATCTTTTCGAGCGCATCGCCGCCGAATCAAGCCGGCTGGCTCACTACAACAAGCGTTCAACAATCACCAGTCGGGAAATCCAAACCGCTGTCCGTCTGTTGTTGCCTGGTGAGTTGGCCAAGCACGCCGTCAGCGAAGGCACAAAGGCCGTCACGAAATACACCAGCTCCAAGTAA